GGAGAACACCTGCTGGTTCACGGCGCCGCGGGAGCAAGCGGGTTGGCCGCCGTCGAAATCGGTCGCGCGCTCGGAGCTCGCGTCATCGCGACCGCCGGCGGAGAGTCGAAGATCGCAGCGGCGAAGGAATTTGGCGCGCACTACGTGATCGACTATAAGCGCGACGATTTCCGCGATCCAGTGCTTAAGATTACGGGGGGCCGCGGCGCGGACGTGGTGTTCGATCCCGTCGGCGGTGACGTCTTCGACAATTCCTTGCGCTGCGTCGCTCCGCTCGGCCGACTTCTGCCGATCGGTTTTGCGTCGGGCCGCATCCCTCAAATCCCTGCAAATATCGTCCTGGTGAAGAACCTGACCGTGATCGGCCTCTATTGGGGGTTTTACATGGCTTGGGGCAAGACCAAGGCGGACGCCGCCTTGCGCGGCCGGGTCAAGACGCTGTTCGAAGAGCTGTTCGCGCTTCACGGGGCGGGCAGCCTTCGCGCACTGGTCGATCAGACGCTTCCCCTCTCTCAATTCGGAGATGGCCTTCGACGAGTCGAGAGGCGAGAAGTCATTGGCAAAATCGTTCTCGCGCCGGGAGATTGAGGATGACGAACGCATCGATACAGCCGACCTTCGAAGCGCCTTACCGGGGGTTACGCGTTCTCGATTTCGGCCAGGGTGTCGCGTCGCCTTATTGCGGTTATCTCCTTGCTGCGAACGGCGCCGATGTTATCAAGGTCGAACCACTGGAGGGCGACTGGTCGCGACGGCTCGGGACGACGTACGGAAGCCATTCGGCTCTATCTGCGGTCTACAACCGGGGCAAGCGCAGCCTCTCTCTCGACCTCAAGAGACCAGAGGCGATTGACGTAGCTTGCAAGCTGGCCGAGAAAGCTGATGTCTTGATCGAAGGGTTCCGGCCAGGCGTAATGGCGCGGCTCGGTTTAGGCTACGAAAAGCTCAGCAAAGACAACCCTCGTCTGATTTACCTGTCGATCAGCGGCTTCGGACAAGAAGGCCCCTATTCTCAGCGCCCATGCTCGGATTCCGTGGCACAGGCGTTTTCCGGATTGGTATCGGTCAATGTCGGAGCCGACAACATCCCGCATCGGGTTGGCGCCACCCTCTCCGACGTTTGCACCGGCCTGTACGCCTTCCAGGCCGTCTCAACCGCCCTGTTTGCTCGTGCTAGGCTGGGAAAAGGTCGGCGGATCGATATCAGCCTGACCCAGTCGACCGCCGCCTTGCTCGGACACAAATTCGCCGAGCATGTCCTGGAGGGCGGGACGCCGCGCGCGCTGAACGTTCCGGCAGGAACGTATCGGACTTGCGACGGCTGGCTGATGGTCACGTTGGTCACGGAATCGCAGTACCGGCGACTCTGCTCGGTACTAGATCGCGTGGACCTGGCGGAGGATCCGCGCTTTGCGGATTTTGCGCACCGCGCCGACCATGCCGAGACATTGATGGAAGAACTGCGCAAGGTGTTTCCGAGCGACACTACGGAGGCTTGGCTCACGCGATTGCACGCGGCAGACATCATAGCGGATCGCATTCTCAATCCCGGCGAATGGCTCCGCAACGACCATGTGCAGGAAGCGAAGAGCGCGATATGCTGCGACACGCCCTTGGTCGGGCATGTCTACGCGGCCCGCACACCGGGCGCCGTCGGTGGGGCTGAAGACTCCCTTCCAGCCGCACCCGACGTTGGGCAACATAATCGGGCGATCTTGACCGAAATCGGCTTCGATCCGGATCATTTTCGCATGATGATTTCTGACCGAAAGCGCTGACTCTTCCACACTTCGCCGGCGCTAACGGGTGGCAAGAGATAAAACGTCATTCCCAACTCTTTAAGACGATGGCGCAAGCGCCGGCCGTATTGAACGGCTATCTGGCGTTCTCAGGCGCTAGCAGGCCATGATGTTCGACCCTAGGCGGACCAAGCGTTCGCGTGGGCACAATTCCATAACCGCTCATTACGCGAACGTCCGTGGGGCCGGCCCCTGCCCTACTAATAAGGGTTGAGTATTTGCTTATCGGTCACCAACGTACTCCATCTCTAACTCATGCTTATCGACCACGAGATGCTGTTGGGTATCAACCGCCGCTTTGCGCCAAAGGCGGACAAGACTGGAGTTTGCTGATTACAACGACTGTTACACCGCTAAATGTGCCTTGCAGATAGCGTCTAGGAGAGCTTCACCTGTTCCAGAAGTCATCCAGTTGGGGCCGTCCGATCCAGACCCTGTTAAGACATCGGGTCGCCCAGTCGAGCTGCGGCTTTCCTTGT
This genomic interval from Bradyrhizobium sp. NP1 contains the following:
- a CDS encoding NADPH:quinone oxidoreductase family protein, whose protein sequence is MRAVIGRQFGGIGDLSLEDVPSPSLESGTVRISVRAAGVSFANLLFIAGKHQNRPSLPFIPGTEVAGIVTEIASDARTELQVGDRVCAGLPSGGFAEEAIVDAANVFKIPPSLSFAGATLFPTIYATAYAGLVWRANLKPGEHLLVHGAAGASGLAAVEIGRALGARVIATAGGESKIAAAKEFGAHYVIDYKRDDFRDPVLKITGGRGADVVFDPVGGDVFDNSLRCVAPLGRLLPIGFASGRIPQIPANIVLVKNLTVIGLYWGFYMAWGKTKADAALRGRVKTLFEELFALHGAGSLRALVDQTLPLSQFGDGLRRVERREVIGKIVLAPGD
- a CDS encoding CoA transferase, yielding MTNASIQPTFEAPYRGLRVLDFGQGVASPYCGYLLAANGADVIKVEPLEGDWSRRLGTTYGSHSALSAVYNRGKRSLSLDLKRPEAIDVACKLAEKADVLIEGFRPGVMARLGLGYEKLSKDNPRLIYLSISGFGQEGPYSQRPCSDSVAQAFSGLVSVNVGADNIPHRVGATLSDVCTGLYAFQAVSTALFARARLGKGRRIDISLTQSTAALLGHKFAEHVLEGGTPRALNVPAGTYRTCDGWLMVTLVTESQYRRLCSVLDRVDLAEDPRFADFAHRADHAETLMEELRKVFPSDTTEAWLTRLHAADIIADRILNPGEWLRNDHVQEAKSAICCDTPLVGHVYAARTPGAVGGAEDSLPAAPDVGQHNRAILTEIGFDPDHFRMMISDRKR